From Williamwhitmania sp., the proteins below share one genomic window:
- a CDS encoding glycosyltransferase family 2 protein, whose amino-acid sequence MIKLSVVIITFNEEKNLDRCLKSVLDIADDIVVVDSFSKDRTKEIALSYGARFIEHAFEGHIEQKNWAITQAQNPYVLSLDADEVLSDELKASIMKVKESWEHDGYEMNRLTNYCGKWIRHGGWYPDVKLRLWDSRKGSWGGVNPHDRYEMEKDAKIAHINGDLLHYSYYTFEDHIKQVNKFTDIAANMLLKAGKSPSHFKIFLGPKFKFFRDYILKLGFLDGYYGYTIAKISAHANFLKYAKHKQMYLAKRDADAKG is encoded by the coding sequence ATGATAAAGCTTTCGGTTGTCATCATCACATTTAACGAGGAGAAGAACCTTGACCGATGTCTGAAGTCAGTGCTCGATATTGCTGATGATATTGTGGTGGTTGATTCCTTTTCGAAGGATAGAACTAAGGAGATTGCCCTTTCGTATGGAGCAAGGTTTATAGAGCATGCATTTGAGGGCCATATTGAGCAAAAGAACTGGGCTATAACCCAGGCGCAAAATCCTTATGTTCTCTCTCTCGATGCCGATGAGGTGCTCTCCGATGAGTTGAAGGCCTCAATAATGAAGGTTAAGGAGTCATGGGAGCACGATGGCTACGAAATGAACCGGTTGACTAACTACTGTGGAAAGTGGATTCGCCATGGCGGCTGGTATCCAGACGTTAAGCTTCGACTCTGGGATAGCCGCAAGGGCAGCTGGGGCGGGGTAAATCCACACGACAGGTATGAAATGGAAAAGGATGCAAAGATTGCCCACATCAATGGTGACCTGCTTCACTACTCATACTACACCTTTGAAGACCATATAAAGCAGGTAAACAAGTTTACCGACATTGCCGCAAACATGCTTCTGAAGGCGGGGAAGAGTCCAAGCCATTTTAAGATTTTCTTGGGCCCAAAATTCAAATTCTTCCGCGATTACATTCTGAAGCTAGGTTTTCTTGACGGCTACTATGGATACACCATTGCCAAGATATCGGCACACGCAAATTTCTTGAAGTATGCCAAGCATAAGCAGATGTATTTAGCAAAGAGAGACGCAGATGCAAAAGGTTGA
- a CDS encoding glycosyltransferase family 9 protein: MQKVERVLISRTDNLGDVILTLPLAGYIKSKWPSAEVFFLGKAYTKPLIDACIHVDRFLDWDALASLSEDEAISTLKQLRISTVVHVFPNKAFAWLCKRASIPMRIGTTNRIFHWSSCNKLVKLSRKNSPFHESELNFALLKPIFPNATFPSKEEIATLYGFSRVEPLEKRFASLINDHKVNVILHPKSKGSAREWGLDNYQRLIDLLGSEKYNVFVTGTEAEGEGELLRDRLIKPNPAVVDLTGRMSLSQLISFIESADALVACSTGPLHIASALGKLTIGLFPPIRPMHPGRWAPIGAQAKVLVKGDECSDCRKTMHCHCITEIQPEEVAVLLTGFKKKE; encoded by the coding sequence ATGCAAAAGGTTGAACGAGTTCTGATAAGCCGTACTGATAATCTTGGAGATGTTATTCTTACGCTTCCACTTGCCGGATATATTAAGAGTAAGTGGCCAAGCGCTGAGGTTTTCTTTCTTGGAAAAGCTTATACTAAGCCATTGATAGATGCCTGCATCCATGTGGATAGATTTCTCGACTGGGACGCGCTTGCCAGCCTATCCGAAGACGAAGCAATTTCTACGCTCAAGCAGCTCCGTATTTCCACGGTTGTGCATGTCTTTCCCAACAAGGCATTTGCATGGCTCTGCAAGAGAGCAAGTATTCCCATGCGGATTGGAACCACAAATCGGATTTTTCACTGGAGTAGCTGCAATAAGCTGGTAAAGTTATCGCGCAAAAATTCTCCTTTTCATGAATCGGAGCTGAACTTTGCGTTACTAAAGCCCATTTTCCCCAACGCTACTTTTCCCTCAAAGGAGGAAATTGCTACGCTTTATGGCTTTAGTAGGGTGGAGCCGCTGGAGAAACGCTTTGCTTCCTTGATAAACGACCATAAGGTAAACGTTATTCTTCATCCTAAATCGAAGGGAAGCGCAAGGGAGTGGGGCTTGGATAATTACCAACGGTTAATTGACCTGTTGGGAAGCGAAAAGTATAACGTTTTTGTCACTGGCACTGAGGCAGAGGGAGAGGGAGAGCTGCTGCGGGATAGACTGATTAAGCCCAATCCAGCTGTTGTAGACCTCACTGGGAGAATGAGCCTTTCGCAGCTAATTAGCTTTATTGAAAGTGCTGATGCCTTGGTGGCCTGCAGTACCGGTCCGCTACACATTGCTTCGGCCTTGGGTAAGTTGACCATTGGCCTTTTCCCCCCAATCCGACCAATGCATCCGGGGCGATGGGCTCCAATTGGCGCTCAAGCAAAAGTGCTAGTAAAAGGCGATGAGTGCTCCGATTGCCGGAAAACGATGCACTGCCACTGCATTACTGAGATTCAACCGGAAGAGGTTGCGGTGCTATTGACTGGATTCAAAAAAAAGGAGTAG